One genomic region from Salvia hispanica cultivar TCC Black 2014 chromosome 2, UniMelb_Shisp_WGS_1.0, whole genome shotgun sequence encodes:
- the LOC125205410 gene encoding casein kinase 1-like protein HD16 — MPELRSGARRSKRLGDLQPASQPANQEENFLAPAQNRTRRRGRGRGNAAGVAKGPSAATPARPTAAGRGRGVRLIDLDPNPPREILPQAGVGAGDPACNKIEGVANKEIPMEGGSADKVMGVEEEPSSTPVPDRVQVGNSPMYKTERKLGKGGFGQVYVGRRVTGGSERMGPDAIEVALKFEHRNSKGCNYGPPYEWQVYNSLNGCYGVPWVHYKGRQGDFYILVMDILGPSLWDVWNSLGQSMSPSMAACIAVEAISILEKLHMKGFVHGDVKPENFLLGQPGTAEEKKLYLIDLGLASRWKDASSGQHVEYDQRPDIFRGTIRYASVHAHLGRTGSRRDDLESLAYTLIFLIKGRLPWQGYQGDNKSFLVSKKKMATSPELMCCFCPAPFKQFLEAVTNMKFDEEPNYSKLISLFDSLIEPCTSLRPIRIDGALKVGQKRGRLLINLEEDEQPKKKVRLGSPATQWISVYNARRPMKQRYHYNVADSRLHQHVEKGNEDGLYISCVASASSLWALIMDAGTGFTSQVYELSAVFLHKDWIMEQWEKNYYISSIAGAANGSSLVVMSKGTPYTQQSYKVSESFPFKWINKKWKEGFHVTSMTTAGSRWGVVMSRNSGYSEQVVELDFLYPSEGIHRRWENGYRITSMAATTDQAAFILSIPRRKMMDETQETLRTSAFPSTHVKEKWSKNLYIASICYGRTVC, encoded by the exons ATGCCAGAATTGCGTAGCGGAGCACGGAGATCAAAACGGCTTGGTGATCTCCAGCCTGCCTCTCAACCTGCTAATCAAGAAGAGAATTTTCTTGCACCTGCTCAGAATAGAACCAGAAGGAGGGGAAGAGGGAGAGGGAATGCAGCTGGTGTAGCTAAAGGGCCTTCTGCAGCAACACCCGCAAGGCCAACTGCTGCTGGTAGAGGCAGAGGGGTTAGGTTGATAGATTTGGACCCAAATCCACCTCGTGAGATTCTTCCTCAAGCTGGTGTTGGGGCAGGGGATCCGGCTTGTAATAAAATAGAGGGTGTAGCAAATAAGGAAATCCCCATGGAAGGTGGAAGTGCTGATAAAGTAATGGGAGTTGAAGAAGAACCAAGTTCCACTCCAGTCCCTGACAGG GTCCAAGTTGGCAACTCACCAATGTATAAGACAGAAAGAAAATTAGGTAAGGGTGGATTTGGCCAAGTTTATGTTGGTCGAAGGGTAACTGGTGGCAGTGAAAGAATGGGACCTGATGCTATTGAG GTAGCATTGAAGTTTGAACACCGAAATAGCAAGGGTTGCAATTATGGCCCTCCTTATGAATGGCAGGTCTACAA CTCCCTGAATGGATGTTATGGGGTTCCATGGGTTCACTACAAGGGCCGCCAAGGAGATTTCTACATTCTG GTCATGGACATACTTGGGCCTAGTCTTTGGGATGTTTGGAATTCTTTGGGCCAGTC GATGTCGCCAAGTATGGCAGCTTGCATAGCAGTTGAGGCTATATCAATTCTTGAAAAGCTTCACATGAAGGG ATTTGTGCATGGTGATGTGAAGCCAGAGAACTTTTTACTCGGTCAGCCTGGAACAGCAGAGGAGAAAAAGCTGTATCTTATTGATCTTGGTTTGG CTTCCAGATGGAAAGATGCTTCATCTGGTCAGCATGTTGAGTACGATCAGAGGCCGGATATATTTAG GGGCACTATAAGGTATGCAAGTGTGCATGCACACTTGGGCCGTACAGGAAGTAGGAGAGATGATCTTGAGTCACTGGCATACACCCTGATATTTCTTATAAAAGGAAGGTTGCCATGGCAAGGGTATCAG GGTGATAACAAGAGCTTTCTAGtctctaaaaagaaaatggcgACCTCTCCAGAACTGATGTGTTGCTTCTGCCCTGCTCCATTTAAACAGTTCCTTGAGGCTGTTACTAATATGAAGTTTGATGAAGAGCCAAATTATTCCAAGCTGATCTCCCTTTTTGATAGTCTGATTGAACCATGCACATCGTTGAGACCGATAAGGATAGATGGAGCTCTTAAG GTTGGGCAAAAGCGTGGCAGGTTACTCATTAACTTGGAAGAGGATGAGCAACCAAAGAAGAAAGTACGACTGGGCAGTCCTGCCACTCAGTGGATCTCAGTGTACAATGCACGACGCCCAATGAAACAGAG ATACCACTACAATGTTGCGGATTCAAGACTCCATCAACATGTAGAGAAGGGTAACGAAGATGGCTTATATATTAGCTGCGTGGCTTCAGCATCAAGTCTGTGGGCCTTGATCATGGATGCTGGAACAGGGTTTACTTCACAGGTGTATGAGCTTTCAGCAGTTTTTCTTCATAAG GATTGGATTATGGAACAATGGGAAAAAAACTATTACATCAGTTCTATAGCTGGTGCAGCTAATGGAAGTTCTCTGGTGGTTATGTCTAAAG GAACACCTTATACCCAACAATCATATAAAGTTAGTGAATCCTTTCCTTTCAAGTGGATCAATAAGAAGTGGAAAGAAGGATTCCATGTCACGTCTATGACAACTGCTGGCAGCCGCTGGGGTGTCGTGATGTCCAGAAATTCTGGGTATTCTGAACAG GTGGTTGAACTTGATTTTCTTTATCCAAGTGAAGGAATACACCGGCGATGGGAAAATGGGTATAGAATAACATCGATGGCTGCTACCACCGATCAGGCAGCATTCATACTTAGCATACCCAGACGCAAAATGATGGACGAGACTCAGGAGACTCTTCGTACATCTGCATTCCCAAGCACCCATGTAAAG GAGAAGTGGTCGAAGAATCTCTACATTGCGTCGATATGTTATGGCCGTACAGTTTGCTAA
- the LOC125205861 gene encoding photosynthetic NDH subunit of subcomplex B 2, chloroplastic, which translates to MASLLSFSPLKSAKACAATTTESLDQKFGRKGIKFSESGTVELSVRNGSSVKLEIANAHITSYKPKVYWKDDGYEEVLHTLPPSSSSSSSRGGIALVVDDLSSPPNPKATAAASEWTVMDADSDSIDAVQVELGCVRGCLDIRYVVSLYPLSMAAAVIVKNTGRKPVDLATAILSHLKVKKRGGSGVQGLKGCSYCTHPPLSSPFQILSPSEATKTEEPGFFSFGWEPENKPGVWSVQDAPITVLRHKLSRVYAAPPPQRSDPFHTTAPSKYETIDQGRELFFRVIRMGFEEIYLSSPGSFADKYGNGYFICTGPTSMLVPVTVNPGEEWRGAQVIEHDNL; encoded by the exons ATGGCTTCTCTCCTATCCTTCTCTCCCCTAAAATCTGCTAAAGCTTGTGCAGCTACTACGACAGAGAGTCTCGACCAGAAATTTGGACGCAAAGGCATCAAATTTTCGGAGTCGGGGACGGTAGAGCTGAGCGTGAGAAATGGTAGCTCGGTGAAGCTTGAGATTGCAAACGCCCACATTACTTCATACAAGCCCAAGGTTTACTGGAAGGATGATGGCTATGAGGAGGTGCTTCATACTCTCCCACCTtcatcttcctcttcttcctcccgAGGCGGCATCGCTTTGGTGGTGGACGACCTCTCCTCCCCACCCAATCCCAAGGCTACTGCTGCTGCTTCTGAATGGACTGTAATGGATGCTGATTCCGACTCCATCGACGCTGTGCAG GTTGAGTTGGGGTGTGTTCGTGGCTGTTTGGATATCAGGTACGTTGTATCACTCTATCCTCTCAGCATGGCGGCTGCTGTGATAGTCAAGAACACGGGGCGAAAGCCGGTCGATTTAGCCACTGCTATTTTGAGTCATTTGAAGGTGAAGAAGAGAGGTGGGAGTGGTGTGCAAGGATTGAAAGGCTGCTCTTACTGCACTCACCCTCCTCTTTCTTCTCCTTTCCAAATCTTATCCCCCTCCGAAGCTACCAAGACCGAGGAACCGGGCTTCTTCTCGTTCGGATGGGAGCCTGAAAACAAGCCCGGGGTGTGGAGTGTGCAGGATGCCCCCATTACCGTCTTGAGACATAAGCTCAGTAGAGTGTACGCTGCTCCACCACCGCAACGCTCCGACCCTTTCCACACCACCGCCCCCTCCAAGTACGAGACCATCGACCAG GGGCGTGAGCTTTTCTTCCGAGTGATAAGAATGGGATTCGAGGAAATATATCTGTCCAGTCCGGGCTCATTTGCGGACAAGTATGGCAATGGCTACTTTATATGTACAGGCCCCACTTCAATGTTGGTTCCGGTCACAGTGAACCCCGGTGAAGAATGGAGAGGGGCGCAGGTCATAGAGCATGATAATTTGTGA
- the LOC125205859 gene encoding protein SINE1-like isoform X1, translating into MGRSLSPVLRRELENLDKDADSRKSAMKALKLYVKDLDSKAIPIFLAQVSETKETGMSSGEHTISLYEVLARVHGPKIVPQIDNIMNTIVKTLSLSAGAFALHQACSKVVPAIARYAIEPTTAEERKRHVIHSLCKPLSDCLLGSLENLSSGAALCLQSLIESDNWRFASNEMINEVCQRVAGALEKHSQTNSHMALVTALAKHNSLVVEAYGRLLIQSGLRILEAGFVEENSQKRKSAIHMVSSLLRYLDPKSIASELELVIKEMENCQYDRMPFVSGAAFEVLQNAKKICNERCSKSEREYGSATGSNFGRRENMRMRRVCSSEALTASPESQTVDSFVGYDYLMESPNSINHGPQDQDFSSKGVNRRLWRRCENGFLDVSLKDGIFSDIAREESEYDEISGNHGEYCENFAAFVRESAKEEVIESNAPSPQQSKAHIKVDDVKIFSTPRRLIRSLQDLDNSDVGLSEKQPRRFRSPMRPVSLLGQLGLPNGMDCENKDELASGDEQFHANAESVSSTEDVSNLAEMIPVDKPHHNSARKVIFALFVGLFAVLVFLLVIGDQDNHHVMVPT; encoded by the exons ATGGGAAGAAGTCTAAGTCCAGTACTGCGCCGGGAGTTGGAGAATCTTGACAAGGACGCTGATAGCAGAAAATCGGCTATGAAAGCATTGAAATTGTATGTGAAAGACTTGGATTCCAAGGCCATCCCCATCTTTCTAGCTCAAGTTTCTGAAACCAAAGAAACTGGCATGTCATCAGGGGAGCACACAATTTCTCTATACGAGGTTCTTGCTCGAGTCCATGGACCAAAAATTGTGCCGCAGATTGATAACATCATGAACACCATTGTCAAAACCCTGTCATTGAGTGCAGGAGCTTTTGCTCTTCATCAGGCTTGCTCAAAGGTGGTTCCAGCCATAGCAAGGTATGCAATCGAGCCGACAACAGCAGAGGAAAGGAAGAGACATGTCATTCATTCTCTTTGTAAGCCTCTTTCTGATTGTCTCTTGGGTAGCTTGGAGAATTTGTCTTCTGGAGCTGCACTTTGTCTTCAATCACTTATTGAATCTGATAATTGGCGGTTTGCCtcaaatgaaatgataaatGAGGTCTGTCAGAGAGTTGCTGGGGCATTAGAGAAGCATTCACAGACCAATTCACATATGGCCTTAGTTACGGCTTTGGCTAAACATAACAGCCTCGTTGTTGAAGCCTATGGTAGGCTGTTGATACAGTCTGGACTGCGAATTCTTGAAGCCGGTTTTGTGGAAGAAAATTCTCAGAAACGAAAGTCAGCCATACATATGGTGAGCTCTCTATTGAGATATTTGGATCCGAAAAGTATAGCATCTGAACTGGAGTTGGTAATCAAGGAAATGGAGAATTGCCAGTATGACAGAATGCCATTTGTTAGTGGTGCTGCTTTTGAAGTACtacaaaatgcaaagaaaatatgcaatGAGAGATGCTCAAAATCAGAGAGGGAATATGGTTCAGCTACCGGGTCAAACTTTGGCAGAAGAGAGAACATGAGAATGAGGAGAGTTTGTAGTTCTGAAGCCTTAACTGCATCACCTGAATCACAAACTGTTGATTCATTTGTTGGGTATGATTATTTGATGGAATCACCAAACTCAATAAATCATGGCCCTCAAGATCAGGACTTTAGTTCTAAGGGTGTGAATCGTAGACTTTGGAGAAGGTGTGAGAATGGCTTCCTGGATGTATCTCTTAAAGATGGCATATTTTCAGATATAGCTCGAGAAGAATCTGAGTATGATGAGATTTCTGGCAACCATGGAGAGTATTGTGAAAATTTTGCAGCTTTTGTTCGAGAAAGTGCAAAAGAGGAAGTTATTGAAAGCAATGCCCCTAGTCCCCAG CAGTCGAAGGCTCACATTAAGGTTGATGATGTGAAGATTTTCAGTACCCCGAGAAGACTCATTCGCTCGCTTCAGGATCTTGACAATTCTGATGTAGGCTTATCAGAGAAACAGCCCAGAAGGTTCAGAAGCCCAATGAGACCAGTTTCATTGCTTGGACAACTTGGTCTTCCTAACGGCATGGACTGTGAGAACAAAGATGAATTAGCATCCGGTGATGAACAATTTCATGCAAATGCAGAATCAGTTTCCTCCACAGAAGATGTGTCTAATCTTGCTGAAATGATTCCAGTAGATAAACCTCATCACAACTCAGCTAGAAAAGTTATTTTTGCTCTTTTTGTTGGTTTATTTGCAGTACTTGTATTCTTGTTGGTGATAGGTGATCAAGATAATCATCATGTTATGGTCCCAACCTAG
- the LOC125205862 gene encoding protein NDH-DEPENDENT CYCLIC ELECTRON FLOW 5, producing MATLFNSALPSPRNISPRTSCSYSVKTFPDSDYLERCGVSFTGIGDDCVVKMELGNGTAAKVMLPTGLVTSYKPQMWHGGTMELLQTSVSQSENGTALIRGGLSLALACQNDAGFSWSPRAWDLHQVTGTPRESIRVELSSTSEHGNIGIKHIITLEQDSFNSEIVVSNSSASTIRLAGSTVCHLAVSTPDAAYAIGLQGSDYFDMPPFQGNFSIVPPMINKSPNKFWPFNKLFPKGEENINRQAESGEEDDDCKHLAEILSRIYTSTPRSLTIMDRGRRNSVTMRRQGFSEVYIMSPGSEHEWYSKYSYICIGHAAQLEPVIIDSQSEWSGGVQLINPNY from the exons ATGGCCACCCTTTTTAACAGCGCTCTCCCTTCTCCGAGGAACATCTCTCCACGCACTTCATGCTCCTACTCCGTCAAAACATTTCCAGACTCCGACTATCTGGAGAGATGTGGCGTGAGCTTTACAGGTATTGGCGATGACTGTGTGGTAAAGATGGAACTCGGGAATGGAACCGCTGCCAAGGTGATGCTCCCGACTGGTTTGGTCACTTCATACAAGCCTCAGATGTGGCATGGCGGCACAATGGAGTTGCTGCAAACCTCTGTCTCTCAGAGCGAGAATGGTACTGCTCTCATTCGAGGAGGATTGTCGTTAGCCCTTGCCTGCCAGAATGATGCCGGATTTTCATGGTCTCCACGTGCCTGGGATCTTCATCAAGTCACTGGAACTCCTCGAGAATCAATTCGG GTGGAGTTGTCGAGCACGAGTGAACATGGCAACATCGGCATAAAGCATATTATAACTCTTGAACAAGATAGCTTCAACTCAGAGATTGTAGTCTCTAACTCATCTGCTTCAACTATCCGTCTAGCTGGATCAACCGTGTGCCATCTGGCAGTGAGCACTCCCGATGCAGCTTATGCAATAGGACTACAAGGCTCCGATTACTTTGATATGCCACCGTTTCAGGGAAATTTCAGCATCGTCCCTCCAATGATTAACAAGTCTCCTAATAAATTCTGGCCATTCAACAAACTATTTCCCAAAGGGGAGGAAAACATAAACAGACAGGCGGAGTCGGGTGAAGAAGACGATGACTGCAAGCACTTGGCAGAAATATTAAGCAGGATTTATACAAGCACACCTCGAAGTTTAACCATCATGGACCGT GGAAGGAGAAATTCGGTGACAATGAGAAGACAAGGTTTTAGTGAAGTGTACATAATGAGCCCTGGATCAGAACACGAGTGGTATAGCAAGTATTCATACATCTGCATCGGCCATGCTGCACAGCTTGAACCAGTAATCATAGATTCTCAGAGCGAATGGAGTGGAGGCGTGCAATTGATCAATCCTAATTACTAA
- the LOC125205859 gene encoding protein SINE1-like isoform X2 produces the protein MGRSLSPVLRRELENLDKDADSRKSAMKALKLYVKDLDSKAIPIFLAQVSETKETGMSSGEHTISLYEVLARVHGPKIVPQIDNIMNTIVKTLSLSAGAFALHQACSKVVPAIARYAIEPTTAEERKRHVIHSLCKPLSDCLLGSLENLSSGAALCLQSLIESDNWRFASNEMINEVCQRVAGALEKHSQTNSHMALVTALAKHNSLVVEAYGRLLIQSGLRILEAGFVEENSQKRKSAIHMVSSLLRYLDPKSIASELELVIKEMENCQYDRMPFVSGAAFEVLQNAKKICNERCSKSEREYGSATGSNFGRRENMRMRRVCSSEALTASPESQTVDSFVGYDYLMESPNSINHGPQDQDFSSKGVNRRLWRRCENGFLDVSLKDGIFSDIAREESEYDEISGNHGEYCENFAAFVRESAKEEVIESNAPSPQSKAHIKVDDVKIFSTPRRLIRSLQDLDNSDVGLSEKQPRRFRSPMRPVSLLGQLGLPNGMDCENKDELASGDEQFHANAESVSSTEDVSNLAEMIPVDKPHHNSARKVIFALFVGLFAVLVFLLVIGDQDNHHVMVPT, from the exons ATGGGAAGAAGTCTAAGTCCAGTACTGCGCCGGGAGTTGGAGAATCTTGACAAGGACGCTGATAGCAGAAAATCGGCTATGAAAGCATTGAAATTGTATGTGAAAGACTTGGATTCCAAGGCCATCCCCATCTTTCTAGCTCAAGTTTCTGAAACCAAAGAAACTGGCATGTCATCAGGGGAGCACACAATTTCTCTATACGAGGTTCTTGCTCGAGTCCATGGACCAAAAATTGTGCCGCAGATTGATAACATCATGAACACCATTGTCAAAACCCTGTCATTGAGTGCAGGAGCTTTTGCTCTTCATCAGGCTTGCTCAAAGGTGGTTCCAGCCATAGCAAGGTATGCAATCGAGCCGACAACAGCAGAGGAAAGGAAGAGACATGTCATTCATTCTCTTTGTAAGCCTCTTTCTGATTGTCTCTTGGGTAGCTTGGAGAATTTGTCTTCTGGAGCTGCACTTTGTCTTCAATCACTTATTGAATCTGATAATTGGCGGTTTGCCtcaaatgaaatgataaatGAGGTCTGTCAGAGAGTTGCTGGGGCATTAGAGAAGCATTCACAGACCAATTCACATATGGCCTTAGTTACGGCTTTGGCTAAACATAACAGCCTCGTTGTTGAAGCCTATGGTAGGCTGTTGATACAGTCTGGACTGCGAATTCTTGAAGCCGGTTTTGTGGAAGAAAATTCTCAGAAACGAAAGTCAGCCATACATATGGTGAGCTCTCTATTGAGATATTTGGATCCGAAAAGTATAGCATCTGAACTGGAGTTGGTAATCAAGGAAATGGAGAATTGCCAGTATGACAGAATGCCATTTGTTAGTGGTGCTGCTTTTGAAGTACtacaaaatgcaaagaaaatatgcaatGAGAGATGCTCAAAATCAGAGAGGGAATATGGTTCAGCTACCGGGTCAAACTTTGGCAGAAGAGAGAACATGAGAATGAGGAGAGTTTGTAGTTCTGAAGCCTTAACTGCATCACCTGAATCACAAACTGTTGATTCATTTGTTGGGTATGATTATTTGATGGAATCACCAAACTCAATAAATCATGGCCCTCAAGATCAGGACTTTAGTTCTAAGGGTGTGAATCGTAGACTTTGGAGAAGGTGTGAGAATGGCTTCCTGGATGTATCTCTTAAAGATGGCATATTTTCAGATATAGCTCGAGAAGAATCTGAGTATGATGAGATTTCTGGCAACCATGGAGAGTATTGTGAAAATTTTGCAGCTTTTGTTCGAGAAAGTGCAAAAGAGGAAGTTATTGAAAGCAATGCCCCTAGTCCCCAG TCGAAGGCTCACATTAAGGTTGATGATGTGAAGATTTTCAGTACCCCGAGAAGACTCATTCGCTCGCTTCAGGATCTTGACAATTCTGATGTAGGCTTATCAGAGAAACAGCCCAGAAGGTTCAGAAGCCCAATGAGACCAGTTTCATTGCTTGGACAACTTGGTCTTCCTAACGGCATGGACTGTGAGAACAAAGATGAATTAGCATCCGGTGATGAACAATTTCATGCAAATGCAGAATCAGTTTCCTCCACAGAAGATGTGTCTAATCTTGCTGAAATGATTCCAGTAGATAAACCTCATCACAACTCAGCTAGAAAAGTTATTTTTGCTCTTTTTGTTGGTTTATTTGCAGTACTTGTATTCTTGTTGGTGATAGGTGATCAAGATAATCATCATGTTATGGTCCCAACCTAG